The following proteins are co-located in the Phragmites australis chromosome 10, lpPhrAust1.1, whole genome shotgun sequence genome:
- the LOC133931283 gene encoding xyloglucan O-acetyltransferase 3-like isoform X1, whose amino-acid sequence MAPLPTSPSSSGTASASPRLLLHSNSSEWNVVVQRNIKSSLLLLLVLSTVFVFSVLLYSSHGFGAAATGEAITQSPLMTDLDVSRSVRGEEQADEPIVSAENNVTAEQSSAADISLPSATSSPAPAVSTTSTAEQTGDQSSVGIQDEEKCDMSMGKWVREQKGPVYTNLTCPTLPDFKNCQKYGKDPGHLFWRWQPDGCDLPRFVPERFLDVVRGKRLAFIGDSLARNQMDSLLCLLSQAETPTHVYADAFDKFRTWHFPAHNFTLMVMWTEFYAHAVPVLDADGKPTASFDIHLDRLNTNWTSRLPGLDYAVISGGNWFFRVNYLWEDGRRVGCVNCREANLTDFGIAYAVRRVIRAALEAISQCQDCKSSLVTFLRTYTPDHFEHGSWFSGGYCNRTQPLEDDEISLESIGWELRRVQSEEVRRAGETTGSKRFGVLDVTKAMMLRADGHPGGHYDKRWVRNASDCLHWCLPGPVDMWNDVLLQRLAEISTAPVAR is encoded by the exons ATGGCGCCTCTTCCTACCTCTCCTTCCTCAAGCGGCACTGCTAGTGCGAGCCCCAGACTGCTGCTGCACAGCAACAGCAGCGAGTGGAACGTCGTGGTGCAGCGGAACATCAAGTCctcgctgctgctcctgctggtgCTCTCCACCGTCTTTGTCTTCTCCGTCCTGCTGTATTCGTCGCACGGCTTCGGCGCGGCGGCGACCGGCGAAGCGATCACGCAGAGCCCGTTGATGACGGATCTTGACGTGAGCCGTTCTGTGCGCGGAGAGGAGCAAGCAGATGAACCGATTGTCTCTGCAGAGAATAATGTGACGGCAGAACAGAGCTCAGCTGCAGACATCTCCTTACCATCAGCGACCTCGTCACCAGCTCCGGCGGTTTCTACTACAAGCACGGCTGAGCAAACAGGTGATCAAA GTTCGGTAGGAATACAAGACGAGGAGAAATGCGACATGTCGATGGGGAAATGGGTGAGGGAGCAGAAGGGTCCAGTCTACACGAACCTGACGTGCCCGACGCTGCCGGACTTCAAGAACTGCCAGAAGTACGGCAAGGACCCCGGCCACCTCTTCTGGCGGTGGCAGCCCGATGGCTGCGACCTGCCGCGGTTCGTGCCGGAGCGGTTCCTAGACGTCGTCCGTGGCAAGCGGCTCGCCTTCATCGGCGACTCGCTGGCGCGCAACCAGATGGACTCCCTGCTCTGCCTCCTGTCTCAA GCCGAGACGCCAACACACGTGTATGCGGACGCGTTCGACAAGTTCCGGACATGGCACTTCCCCGCGCACAACTTCACGCTCATGGTGATGTGGACGGAGTTCTACGCGCACGCCGTGCCGGTCCTCGACGCCGACGGCAAGCCTACCGCCTCCTTCGACATCCACCTCGACAGGCTCAACACCAACTGGACCAGCCGCCTGCCCGGGCTGGACTACGCCGTCATCTCCGGAGGCAACTGGTTCTTCCGCGTCAACTACCTCTGGGAAGACGGCCGCCGCGTCGGCTGCGTCAACTGTCGCGAGGCCAACCTCACCGACTTCGGCATCGCCTACGCCGTCCGCCGCGTCATCAGGGCGGCCCTCGAGGCCATCTCTCAGTGCCAGGACTGCAAGAGCAGCCTCGTCACGTTCTTGCGGACCTACACGCCGGACCACTTCGAGCACGGCTCCTGGTTCAGCGGCGGCTACTGCAATAGGACACAGCCTTTGGAGGACGACGAGATCAGCTTGGAGAGCATCGGCTGGGAGCTCAGAAGGGTGCAGAGCGAGGAGGTGAGGAGGGCGGGGGAGACGACCGGGAGCAAGAGGTTCGGTGTGCTGGACGTGACGAAGGCCATGATGCTGCGCGCCGACGGCCACCCGGGCGGGCACTACGACAAGCGGTGGGTGAGGAACGCCAGCGACTGCTTGCACTGGTGCCTGCCCGGGCCGGTCGACATGTGGAACGACGTGCTGCTCCAGAGGCTCGCCGAGATCTCAACGGCACCGGTGGCGCGGTGA
- the LOC133931283 gene encoding xyloglucan O-acetyltransferase 3-like isoform X2, with protein sequence MAPLPTSPSSSGTASASPRLLLHSNSSEWNVVVQRNIKSSLLLLLVLSTVFVFSVLLYSSHGFGAAATGEAITQSPLMTDLDVSRSVRGEEQADEPIVSAENNVTAEQSSAADISLPSATSSPAPAVSTTSTAEQTGSVGIQDEEKCDMSMGKWVREQKGPVYTNLTCPTLPDFKNCQKYGKDPGHLFWRWQPDGCDLPRFVPERFLDVVRGKRLAFIGDSLARNQMDSLLCLLSQAETPTHVYADAFDKFRTWHFPAHNFTLMVMWTEFYAHAVPVLDADGKPTASFDIHLDRLNTNWTSRLPGLDYAVISGGNWFFRVNYLWEDGRRVGCVNCREANLTDFGIAYAVRRVIRAALEAISQCQDCKSSLVTFLRTYTPDHFEHGSWFSGGYCNRTQPLEDDEISLESIGWELRRVQSEEVRRAGETTGSKRFGVLDVTKAMMLRADGHPGGHYDKRWVRNASDCLHWCLPGPVDMWNDVLLQRLAEISTAPVAR encoded by the exons ATGGCGCCTCTTCCTACCTCTCCTTCCTCAAGCGGCACTGCTAGTGCGAGCCCCAGACTGCTGCTGCACAGCAACAGCAGCGAGTGGAACGTCGTGGTGCAGCGGAACATCAAGTCctcgctgctgctcctgctggtgCTCTCCACCGTCTTTGTCTTCTCCGTCCTGCTGTATTCGTCGCACGGCTTCGGCGCGGCGGCGACCGGCGAAGCGATCACGCAGAGCCCGTTGATGACGGATCTTGACGTGAGCCGTTCTGTGCGCGGAGAGGAGCAAGCAGATGAACCGATTGTCTCTGCAGAGAATAATGTGACGGCAGAACAGAGCTCAGCTGCAGACATCTCCTTACCATCAGCGACCTCGTCACCAGCTCCGGCGGTTTCTACTACAAGCACGGCTGAGCAAACAG GTTCGGTAGGAATACAAGACGAGGAGAAATGCGACATGTCGATGGGGAAATGGGTGAGGGAGCAGAAGGGTCCAGTCTACACGAACCTGACGTGCCCGACGCTGCCGGACTTCAAGAACTGCCAGAAGTACGGCAAGGACCCCGGCCACCTCTTCTGGCGGTGGCAGCCCGATGGCTGCGACCTGCCGCGGTTCGTGCCGGAGCGGTTCCTAGACGTCGTCCGTGGCAAGCGGCTCGCCTTCATCGGCGACTCGCTGGCGCGCAACCAGATGGACTCCCTGCTCTGCCTCCTGTCTCAA GCCGAGACGCCAACACACGTGTATGCGGACGCGTTCGACAAGTTCCGGACATGGCACTTCCCCGCGCACAACTTCACGCTCATGGTGATGTGGACGGAGTTCTACGCGCACGCCGTGCCGGTCCTCGACGCCGACGGCAAGCCTACCGCCTCCTTCGACATCCACCTCGACAGGCTCAACACCAACTGGACCAGCCGCCTGCCCGGGCTGGACTACGCCGTCATCTCCGGAGGCAACTGGTTCTTCCGCGTCAACTACCTCTGGGAAGACGGCCGCCGCGTCGGCTGCGTCAACTGTCGCGAGGCCAACCTCACCGACTTCGGCATCGCCTACGCCGTCCGCCGCGTCATCAGGGCGGCCCTCGAGGCCATCTCTCAGTGCCAGGACTGCAAGAGCAGCCTCGTCACGTTCTTGCGGACCTACACGCCGGACCACTTCGAGCACGGCTCCTGGTTCAGCGGCGGCTACTGCAATAGGACACAGCCTTTGGAGGACGACGAGATCAGCTTGGAGAGCATCGGCTGGGAGCTCAGAAGGGTGCAGAGCGAGGAGGTGAGGAGGGCGGGGGAGACGACCGGGAGCAAGAGGTTCGGTGTGCTGGACGTGACGAAGGCCATGATGCTGCGCGCCGACGGCCACCCGGGCGGGCACTACGACAAGCGGTGGGTGAGGAACGCCAGCGACTGCTTGCACTGGTGCCTGCCCGGGCCGGTCGACATGTGGAACGACGTGCTGCTCCAGAGGCTCGCCGAGATCTCAACGGCACCGGTGGCGCGGTGA
- the LOC133930205 gene encoding xyloglucan O-acetyltransferase 3-like — protein sequence MEKPWAASKRVALLLAICLVLLPPALVILPGMRDAPYPWKLRWAITSTGQDVVGIQKLEEKCDMSMGKWVREPMGPVYTNLTCPTLPDIKNCQRYGKDPGHLFWRWQPDGCDLPRFVPERFLDVVRGKRLAFIGDSLARNQMESLLCLLSQDQKPTNVDAVESDNFQAWYFPTHNFTLMVMVTRYFTHAVPVLDAAGKPTDSFDIHLDRLDPTWTSQLTELDYAVLSGGNWFFRVNYLCEGGRRIGCVGCREANLTDFGIAYSVRRVVRAALEGIVRCRDCNSSLVAFLRTYTPSHFEHGSWFDGGYCNRTQPLGEHETNFKSIGWELRRVQSEEVMWAREMSGSERFRVLDVTKAMMLRADGHPGWHYDKRSARDANDCLHWCLPGPVDMWNDMLLQRLDEISPPLRR from the exons ATGGAGAAGCCGTGGGCCGCGAGCAAGAGAGTCGCGCTGCTGCTCGCCATCTGCCTCGTCCTGCTGCCGCCGGCGCTGGTGATCCTGCCCGGCATGCGCGACGCGCCGTACCCGTGGAAGCTCCGGTGGGCAATCACGTCAACAGGACAAG ATGTGGTGGGAATCCAGAAACTAGAGGAGAAATGCGACATGTCGATGGGGAAATGGGTCAGGGAGCCGATGGGTCCAGTCTACACGAACCTGACGTGCCCGACGCTACCGGACATCAAGAACTGCCAGAGGTACGGCAAGGACCCCGGTCACCTCTTCTGGCGGTGGCAGCCCGATGGCTGCGACCTGCCGCGGTTCGTGCCGGAGCGGTTCCTCGACGTCGTCCGTGGCAAGCGGCTCGCCTTCATCGGCGACTCGCTGGCGCGCAACCAGATGGAGTCCCTGCTCTGCCTCCTGTCTCAG GACCAGAAACCTACGAACGTGGACGCCGTCGAGTCCGACAACTTTCAGGCATGGTACTTCCCCACGCACAACTTCACGCTCATGGTGATGGTGACGCGGTACTTCACGCACGCCGTTCCTGTCCTCGACGCGGCCGGCAAGCCGACTGACTCCTTCGACATCCACCTCGACAGGCTCGACCCTACATGGACGAGCCAACTGACGGAGCTGGACTACGCCGTCCTCTCCGGCGGCAACTGGTTCTTCCGAGTCAACTACCTCTGTGAGGGCGGCCGCCGCATCGGCTGCGTCGGCTGCCGCGAGGCCAACCTCACCGACTTCGGCATCGCCTACTCCGTCCGCCGTGTCGTCAGGGCGGCCCTCGAGGGCATCGTCCGGTGCCGAGACTGCAACAGCAGCCTCGTCGCGTTCTTGCGGACGTACACGCCAAGCCACTTCGAGCACGGCTCGTGGTTCGACGGCGGCTACTGCAACAGGACGCAGCCGTTAGGGGAGCATGAGACAAACTTCAAAAGCATCGGGTGGGAGCTGAGGAGAGTGCAGAGCGAGGAGGTGATGTGGGCGAGGGAGATGAGCGGGAGCGAGAGGTTCCGGGTGCTGGACGTGACGAAGGCCATGATGCTGCGCGCCGACGGCCACCCGGGCTGGCACTACGACAAGAGATCGGCGCGGGACGCCAACGACTGCCTGCACTGGTGTCTGCCTGGACCCGTCGACATGTGGAACGACATGCTGCTCCAGCGGCTCGACGAGATATCACCACCGTTGCGTCGTTGA